TCCACCGGCCGAAGATCAGCGCGGCCAGGGCGATGAAGCCCTTACCGCCGATCATGTTCTTGGTGAAGGAGTAGAGCGCGAGCGTGTACGAGGCGCCGCCGACGCCGGCGACCAGCCCGGCCATGAGCACGTTGCGGTAGCGCAGGCGCAGCACCTTCACGCCGACCGTGTCGGCAGCCGTCGGGTGCTCGCCGACCGAGCGGGTCCGCAGGCCCCACCGGGTCCGGAACAGCGCCAGGTGGATGACCAGCACCAGCAGCAGGCCGAGGTAGAGGAAGATGTTGCCGCGGAACAGCGCCGGACCGATCAGCGGGATGTCCTTGAGCAGCGGGATCTCCCAGTTGCTGAACCGGGGCGCGCTGTTGTACTTCGTCGCGTCGGTCTGCATCAGCCGCTCGTACAGGAAGCCGGTGATGCCGACCGCCAGCAGGTTGAGCACGATGCCCAAGACCACCTGGTCGACCAGGTAGCGGATGGCGAAGACGGCGAGCAGCAGCGAGATGAACGCGCCGCCGATCGCGGCGGCGACCAGCCCGACCCAGACGTTGCCGGAGATGCTGCCGAAGAGCGCGCCGGAGAAGGCCCCCATCAGCAGCTGGCCCTCGATCGCCACGTTCACCACGCCGGTCCGCTCGCAGAGCACCCCGGCGAGCGCGCCGAAGATCAGCGGCAGGGCCAGGATGAACGTGCCGCGGACGACATTCACCAGCGGCATGAAGTTGCGGCCCGCAGGGGCGGCGGAGACCTGCCAGCACAGGAAGCTCAGCACGAAGGCGACCAGCCCGACCCCGAGCAC
The window above is part of the Micromonospora inositola genome. Proteins encoded here:
- a CDS encoding ABC transporter permease — encoded protein: MSTTAVPEVAVTTVDEGFWTRARKTGAVLLALGVLAAALFGALATDQQARFTLSETEGGAALGINGTVGAILFGVIAAAAGAALLAGVPKRWFTLVLGVGLVAFVLSFLCWQVSAAPAGRNFMPLVNVVRGTFILALPLIFGALAGVLCERTGVVNVAIEGQLLMGAFSGALFGSISGNVWVGLVAAAIGGAFISLLLAVFAIRYLVDQVVLGIVLNLLAVGITGFLYERLMQTDATKYNSAPRFSNWEIPLLKDIPLIGPALFRGNIFLYLGLLLVLVIHLALFRTRWGLRTRSVGEHPTAADTVGVKVLRLRYRNVLMAGLVAGVGGASYTLALYSFTKNMIGGKGFIALAALIFGRWSPTGALLAALFFGFADQLATYLGAIGSSIPSQFLAMLPYLATILAVAGLVGRVRAPAADGKPYIKG